A segment of the Candidatus Cloacimonadota bacterium genome:
TTCCACGAGAAAACGAAAAAGTCCGTAAAACGAAATAAAACTCCAGAAAACGATGCCTTCCTTTACTTTTTTATTATACAAGAAAAATAAAATTGCAAAAAGCAGAATTCCCTCGAGAAACAATTCGTAAAGTTGAGATGGATGGCGAGGAATTCTTTCGGGATCTGTGGGGAATACCATTCCCCAAGGCAAATCTGTGGAACGTCCATAAAGTTCGGCATTGATAAAATTTCCGAGTCTGCCAAACGCAAGGGCAATGGGAGCGATAACAGCCGGAGGATCGGCTAATTTGTAAAAATCATAGCCGTGCTTTTTGCTAAAAATAAAGCCGAATAAAACTACTCCGAGCATTCCGCCATGAAATGACATCCCTCCATGCCAAACTGCAAAAAATTCAAGAGGATTGTGTAAGCATTCCGATAGGTTATAAAAAAGAACATAACC
Coding sequences within it:
- the lgt gene encoding prolipoprotein diacylglyceryl transferase, producing MIFPEINPTILKIGFLQIRWYSMMYIISFIIGYFSIKKMYKARNIQLKKDDFENLFFYIMLGVMVGGRVGYVLFYNLSECLHNPLEFFAVWHGGMSFHGGMLGVVLFGFIFSKKHGYDFYKLADPPAVIAPIALAFGRLGNFINAELYGRSTDLPWGMVFPTDPERIPRHPSQLYELFLEGILLFAILFFLYNKKVKEGIVFWSFISFYGLFRFLVEFVREPDVQLGHLIGFMTMGQILSSLMVIVGIVGIISCILKKQAKPEV